Below is a genomic region from Telmatobacter sp. DSM 110680.
TCCCGCTTGATGCGCTCCAATTCGCCGGCAAGAAAAGACGAAATAGGAAAACCGAGGTAAAGTGCCAGCGCCGCGGTACAGACCGCGCAACGATCATGGAATTGAATCTCGTCTTGTTGATACGAGGCTCGGATCTGACGATCTCTCTGCAGTCCGGCAATCTGATCGATGAAGGAGAGATGCGTCCATGGTTGCGCGGTTCCGCGGGCTTGCGCCGCCGCGATGATGTCGGTAGCCGCTTCTTCGACGACGCTGAAACCATCCAGCTCCAATTGACGGATGATTGCCGTCTTTCCAGAGCCGGGCGCGCCGGTGAGGATGAATCTTTTCATGGTCAACTACTCCATCTTCAAAAACCTATCTTGCCAGACATTTCAAGTGTTAAACTCGGCGAGCCTGCCCGGGATAGCAAGCCGTTCCCCGTCTCGATTGACTTCCCATAAGTCAGGTAAATTATCGGAGGTCGGAGATGCAAAACGGACAATCTGGACAAGCCCCTTTGAATCCGGGGCTAGTATTCGACATGGTGCAAGCGGTGCAAAAGACCGCTGCGCTGAAGGCTGCGATCGATCTGGACATATTCAGAGCGGTGGGGCACGGACCCGGCGATGTGGCATCGATTGCGAAGCACGCGCAGGCATCGGAACGCGGGACACGGATTCTGTGCGATTTCCTGGTAATCAACGGTGTGCTCGCGAAGGAAGGGAACTGCTACAAACACACGCCCTCGAGCGCGGCGTTTCTGGATCCGGCGTCGCCGGCCTGCATGGCTAGCGTGGCACACTTCATGGCCCGACCTGAGCTGATCACCGGGTTAACGGGGTTGGCGGACGTTGTGCGTGCGGGGCGGACGCATCTGCCCGGAGAGGGGACGGTTGAACCGGATAATCCGCTATGGGTCGAGTTTGCAGAGAAGATGGCGCCGATGATGGGACCGATGGCGGGACCTCTGGGCGCGGTGGTGCTGGAAGGACATGCAGGACCGATGCACGTGCTGGATATCGCCGCTGGCCATGGACTGTTTGGAATCGAAATCGCAAAGCAGAACAAGGAGGCCCGTGTGACCGGTCTGGACTGGGCCCCTGTGTTGCGTGTGGCGCTGAAGAACGCGGAAAAGGCGGGCGTTCAGGATCGCTACAACATGCTGCCGGGAAGCGCGTTCGAAGTGGATTTTGGCGGTCCATACGATGCAGTCTTGCTGACGAACTTTCTGCATCACTTCGACAAGCCAACCTGCGTAGGACTGTTGAAGAAAGTGCGGTCGTCGCTGAAGCCGGGAGGACGTGCAGCAACGCTGGAGTTTGTACCGAATGAAGATCGCGTATCGCCGCCGATGCCTGCTGCTTTCGCGATGACGATGCTGACGACGACGGCTTCAGGAGATGCGTATACGTTCAGCGAGCTGAACTCCATGTATGACGAGGCGGGATTCACAGGCGTGAAGGGTCACCCGATTCCGATGAGTCCGCACACGATTGTGATGGGGAACGCTTAGGCAGTAGATCTAACCGAAAAGCGCAGCCATATGGTTGCGCTTTTTTATGAGTAGAGGCGTGAAACCAGATTGCGGACGATGGGGTAGCATTCGCATGCGGCACTTTCAAGGCCTTCGCTATCGATGACGTGTATGTGGCCGCGGCTGTACTTGATAAGTCCGCTGCGCTGCAACGTACCCGCCGCGAGCGTCACGCTTGTGCGTCGTGCACCGAGCATTTCAGCCAGAAATTCCTGAGTCAATTCGAAGCGGTCGGATTCAAGCCGGTCCCGCACCATTAACAACCAGCGGGCGAGGCGTTCTTCGATTTCATGGAGACCATGACAGGCTGCGAGTTGGCTGAGAATGAAGCCCTGGCTCTGAACACATTCAAGAATTCGTTGGGAAAGCGGTCCTGGCGCGAGGAAGAGCTGCTGCAATTCGGCAAAAGGCATGCGCAAGGCCGTCGCTTCGCTCTGAATAAAGGCGGTGGTAGGGGCAGAGGCAGGTCCGAGAAGATTGATTGCTTCGACGAGACCCTCCCGGCCGATTACGCCGACCTCCGCACCGGTTCCGTCGGACATAAAGGTGACGACCGAAGCCATACCGGACGTCATAAAGTGCGCAAATGGGGGCGTCTGTCCGGGGCTGGTGAGCACCGTTCCGACTGGTAAGTCGACTGGCTGGAGGCGCGTGAGGAGTGACGACTTTAGCGCAGCCGGAAGGGCATTAATGATCAGATTTGGTAGTTCGGCGGTCATTGGGAGTCCTTTGCGACAGTCGCAAGGGATTCCGCCGGATTGGCGAGAAGAGTTGCGTCTTCAACCGAAGAGGTCTATCGCGCTATCTGCAGGCTGAACTATAGCCTCCAAAGCAAGCGCAATACTGTTCGATAAAGCACATAAGGTACAGATATTGCAGATTTAACCAGCTTTAGCCAACAGCGGAATGGAGATGCGGAAGGCGGTGCCGTTGTGCGAGGGGCGAGTGGTGGAGCGGCCTCTGATTCTGCCCTTATGCTTCTCGATGATGGATTTTGAGATAGCAAGTCCGAGCCCGGTTCCGCGCTCCTTCTTCGTGGTGAAGAATGGATCGAAGATTCTGGGAAGGACGGCGGCTGCGATACCGGGGCCATTATCGGCTACCGTGACGTGTGCTTCGTTGGCGCATTGCTTGACGCTGAAGCAGAGAATTCCTTTGTCAGGCAAGGCATCGATGGCATTAGCAACGAGGTTAGAGAACACCTGGAGGATGTCGCCGGCGTGCACCTCAGCGGTGACGTCATTCTTAAGCCGTTTACGTAGCTCGATTCGCTTGGACGATATTTTCTTCTGGTGAACGCGCAGAGCGGCCTCGGCCAGGGTTGCAAGGACGACCGATTCGCGAGTGTCAGGGGATCGATAGAAACTGAGGGTCTGCCGCGAGAGCTTGGTCAGGGTAAGCAACTGCTCCTCGAGCATGCCGCAGTAGAGGCGAACCTGGGACGGGTTATCTGCTTCCTGTTGAATGAGATAGTTGAGATTGGTTACGGCTTCGAGCGGGCCGTTGATCTCGTGCATGACTGTGGCTGCAAATTGTCCAGCAACGACTAGTTCCTGGTTTTGGCGGACAATATCCTGAATCTCTTGCTCGAGATTGCGGTCGTCGGCTGGCCGGTCCATAAATCCCCCCTTTGGTCGAACACTGGGGAGGATGCCATCGATGAGCATCGCTTACGTGGAGAGAAGATCCTCCTCGGGCCAGTTTCTAAACTTCGGCATGGCGGCTTCGAACAGTCGAAACGTTGAACCCGCTATGTCCGGTATGAGACGTACGATGCGGTCGTTTAGAAAAGGGTGGTTCGCCGAAAAATAGTTTGGGGTAGCGGAGATCAGTGACCTAGCTAAAGCTTGGACCGGCGAGTTTGGGAGGCTGTGGCTAAGACTTTCAGGAGCGGGTATGTCTGGTCCCAGTCTATGCAGCCGTCGGTGATGCTCTGGCCGTAAACCAGCGGCTGACCGGTCACCAGCTTTTGAGCGCCTGCAACCAGATTGCTTTCAAGCATGACACCGATGATGTTGGAATTGCCGGCGGCGACCTGCGCAGCAACGTCGTGACAGACGAGTGGCTGACGGGCGTGGTCCTTGTGGCTGTTGGCGTGGCTGCAGTCGATCATGATGCGGGGCTGAAGGCCTGCATTCTGCATTGCAACTGCGGTCTGCGCAACGGACTCTGCGTTGTAGTTCACCAGCTTGCGACCACCGCGCAGGATGATGTGGGTTTCGCGATTGCCGGTGGTTACGAAAATTGCCGACTGCCCGTATTTGGTGTGGCCGAGGAAAGTGTGCGAGTTGGCCGCGGAGAGAAGTGCGTCGATTGCAACTTGGATATCGCCGGAAGTCGCGTTTTTGAATCCCACCGGGCAGGAGACACCGGAGACTAACTGACGGTGGACCTGGCTCTCGGTAGTTCGCGCTCCGATGGCTCCCCAGCTAACAAGACCGGCGATGTACTGCGGCGAAATCATGTCGAGGAATTCGGTTCCCGCTGGCACGCCCATTTCCGCGAGGTCGAGCAGAAGGTGACGCGCTAATCGAAGGCCGTCGTTGATTTTGTAGGAGCCGTCGAGATGCGGATCGTTGATCAGGCCCTTCCAGCCAACGGTGGTGCGAGGCTTCTCAAAGTAAACGCGCATCACGATTTCGAGGTCGGAGGAGAATTCGGCTATGGCGGCCTTGAGGAGCGTGGCATATTCACGCGCAGCCTTGGTGTCGTGAATGGAGCAAGGACCAACGAGAACCAGCAGGCGTGGATCGCGATGCGCGAGGATGCGTGAGACGGCGAGGCGAGCATTGAAGATGGTGGCGATTGCCTCTTCGCTTGTGGGGCGCTCCTCTTCGAGGAAGACCGGCGGAAGGACAACCTTGGTCCATTGGATGCGAACGTCTTCAATGCCTTGATTCATGGGCTCTTTTAAGGATGCTGGATTGCTGCCGTCGGGGACGCAGGCAGGATTCATCTGAATGATCTTTGATTCAAGATTACCAGCATCGACCGGCCGATTCAGTGTGCGGACATTGGTAGCTAGCGGCGGGATTTGCGCTTGGCGTCGGCTCGCGGCCAGTATTGGAACTCGTCTGCGAAGAGTTCGCCACTAAGATCGGCCACGCGCTGTGTCATCCGGGTTTGGGCATCGGCGATGGCCTGGTTGTAGATCGCCGGCCCCACCTCTTCCATCAAGAAGTTGAGCAGCAGGCCTGCGGGCATATCGCCAATGGGCTCGAGGTTCTCTTCGAAGTAGCGCTGCATGGAAGAAATGGCGTCGGTGCGTTGCTGCTTAGTGAGCTCGAGGGTGACCATCAGCAGTGACTCCTTCAGTCAATGGAGATTCTATTACTGCGGGTCAAAGAGGAGCGTGATGACGCTGTTGCGACTTAAAGACAAACGATCATTTTTCGAACGAATCTACCTCCGATGCTGGGAAACTGTTGTATTCCGGGCGCCGACGAGAATGCGTGCAGCCTTTCATCCCGGCCCTTCCGTCTTAGACTTGGAACGAAGCTGTTGAACAGCTTGTCGTCGGGAGAAGACCCTTGGGCTTAGATAATGTGGCAGTCGTTGTTCAGGCATCGATAGCAAGACTTGTGATCGGCCTGATTGTGCTGCTAACGGGATGCAGCGTTGCAATGGTAGCGCAGGGCAACCCCGCCACTCCTCAGCATCGAGACACCGATGATCCTGCACTTACGCATAGGCTTTCCCCGAAGGCGACGAGCTCGATTATTGCGGAAGGAAAGATCAAGCTGGACGTTGTGGTCGATGACGGAGCGGGAAAGCCAGTGCTGGAACTGCAGCCGTGGGATTTCAAGGTTTTCGACAACAACCGGGTGCGCAAGGTGCTGTCATTTCGTGCATACGATGGCGTAACCGTGATGCCGGATCCTCCGGTTGAAGTGATTCTTGTGATGGATACGTTGAATCTGCCTTTCCAGCAGGTCGCGTTTGTACGCGGAGAAGTAGACCAGTTTCTTCGCCAGAACGGGGGAAAGCTGAAACAACCGCTGACGCTGGTCTTGCTGACGGATGCCGGCATCCGGTTCCAACCCCGTCCATCAACGGACGGGAATGCGATTGCGAGTGTGGTGGACGGCATTAAAGGCAGTGTGAGCGTGATCAATTCCGCGATGGGGGGAGATGGCTATGTGGAGCGCTTCCAGCGGTCCGCGAAAGCAATGGACAATATTGCCCAGAATGAAGCCAGGAAGCCGGGTAGGAAGCTTCTGATATGGGTGGGGCCGGGCTGGCCGATATTGAATCGGCCTTCGGACGGATATTCCGATAGAGAGCAGAGGCGGAATTTTGACAACATCGTCGAGCTCTCTACGGCTCTGCGACAAGCGCGCATTACGGCCTACAGCGTGGCGCCGAGCTCAGCAGCAACCCCCAACACGCTTCTTTATAAGAGCTTCCTGAACCCAGTGAAGACCTACAGGGATGCGGATTTCGGAAACATGGCGCTCAAGGTCCTGGTGACTCAAACGGGAGGCAAGATTCTCGGGCCAGACAACGACTTAGCAGGACAGATCAGTCGCTGCATCGAGGACGCGAATGCGTTTTACCGGATTTCATTTGATCCTCCGGCAGCTGTTCACGCGGATGAGTATCACGATCTGAGAGTGACGGTGGATAAGCCCGAAACCATGGTGCGGACAAGCAGCGGATATTACAACCAGCCAGCCGAGCATTGAGGTACAGTGGTTGGCAAAGCGTCAATCTGCGATGAAGGTGAACCGGGCCATGCGTAAGCGGGGTGTTTTACTTTTCTTGTTTCTGTTTGTTGTGCCTTGCGTCCTTGCGCAATCAGACAGCCATTCGGATGTTTCTTCAACGACGGTTGCCAAACAACGGCCGATCTTTCTGGATGTCCTGGTGACGGACAGTTCCGGGAAACCGGTCTCAGATCTAGAACCATTCGATTTTTCGGTTCTGGATGAGAATCAACCGCGCAAGGTCATCGGATTTCGTCGTACGGACGGCGCGGCGGGATCAAAACTCGATCCCCCGGTAGAGGTCATTCTGGTGCTCGATGCCGTCAATATGCCCTACCAGGTGGCGACGAGATTCCGGCTCGAGATGGAAAAATTCCTGCGCGAAAACGATGGACACCTGGCGCAGCCGGTCTCAATCTATATGTTCACCAGCGAGGGATTGCGCGTGCAGCCTGCTCCATCGCGGGATGGGAACGCGCTGGCGGCGATGCTGGATCAGTCGACCGGGACAGTGCGGGCGCGAGATGCGGCCGGTGGAATCTATTCGCTGGATGAGCAATTCAAGACTTCCTATCAGACCATCAGCGGGATGGCCGAGAATCTTTCGCACAAGCCGGGGCGGAAGGTCGTCATTTGGACGGGGTCGGGCTGGCCACTTCTTAACGAGCGCTTTTTCATCCAGACCGACGTTTCGCGCGGAACCTATTTTCGCCAGATTGCGGCGCTGCAGAATAAACTTCGCGACGCGCGCATCACGCTGTACAGCCTGTTTGCCACAGCCGGATTGACGAACACGTTGTACCAGGGCTACCTGAAACCGGTGCGAGAAGTACGCAAGATGGAGATTGGGGACATGGCGTTGCAGGTGCTTGCACTGCATACGGGTGGACGCGTGCTAGACCCCAGCAACGATGTGAAAGGGCAGATTGACGCCTGCGTGGCCGACATCGGCGAGTACTACACGCTCGCTTTCATGCCTCCGCCGGCCGCAAAAGCGGATGAGTATCACGACCTCGCGGTGGTGGTGAACAAGCCGGGGCTCAAGGTGCGCACGGTGACCGGTTACTACAACGAGCTGGGTGCCAACTAGCGAGTGTGAGTGGCGGAGTTGCGGCCTTGTAGGCGGCGAAAGAGCCGGCGCCTGTAAACAAGCCAAACCCCGACAGCGAGCGTGAGCCAGACAAGCGTGGCGAGGACGAAGGTCTGGATCATGCCGGTGCGGGGCATCCAGATCCAGAAGATGAAAGCAAAACCGGCGAGGCCGATGCAGCCCATGGCCGCGCCACGCGCGTCGATGGCTGCTACGATACGGCCGCGATTGCTGCCATCAAAGCCGGCGCGAGCCTTATGCTGTTTCTCGTGAGCTTCTACCAGACTTGCGCTGGCAGTGAAGATCGCTGGAAAGGCCAAGAAGAAACCGCCGATCACCGGGCCAAATTTCTGTGCGATCAAGCCGGCAACGACGCAAACAGCGCCGCCAAATACGAAGCGGATGATCCACTCATGGGGCTTGATGCCTTTGATCGCGGCGAGCCTGGCATGAATGATCATGGCAACTGCCTGATCGCGAGCCAGAATGCGAAGGAAGCGGCAAACCACACGGGCATTAGAACGACAGTTGCCGTAAGTGCGCGACGTTTGTAGTGGATCAGCATCCAGCTCACGGATGCGCCATACAGCAGAAAAGCAATCGCGCCGAAGATCATGGAACGCGCCTCTACGGCGGCATAGGCTTTGCCGCGACTGGCAATGGTGATGCCAATGGTGGCCAACGCGATGGAGGGGGCTGCCCCGAAGAGTCCCGCAAAGCTCTTCGGGCGGAACACTTCACCGAGGACAGAAAAAAAGCTGACGATGAAGCCGCCAATCAGAAACCGTGCGAGAAGTTCACTCATTGGAGTATGCGTCCAAGCGAGCTCTCATGAGGCTCGCTGTGCTTTCTTGATCATGCTCATGGCCGCGTCGACCTTTTTACAGCCGAGGAGCTTGTATTTTTTGCCTTGAAGCTGGTGGTAATTGACGAAAAACTCTTCAAGTTCGCGGAGGAATTTCTTTGGCAGGTCGTCGAGCTTTTTGAGATAGGCGTACTCGTGGTTCATCTCTGCCACGGCGATGAGGCGATCGTTACGAAGCTTCTTTTTTCCGTCGGTTTGCTCACCCTCAATGATGCCGATCAGGCGGGCACGGACGGCGATGCCGGGAAATGCCGGCTCGTCCATGAGCAGAAGAACGTCGATAGGATCGCCGTCGGGAGCGATGGTCCTGGGCAGGAAACCGAAATCGTAGGGGAAGCTCATGCCGGCGGGAAGAACCGCCTTGACCGTGAAGATGTTTTGCTTCGCATCGAAGGCGAATTTGTTGCGACTGCCTTTCGGGGTCTCGATGATCACCTGAATGATGCCGTCACGCTTGTCTACGGGTTTGAGGAGTACGGGGTTTGCCATACTGCTCGCAGCTTTCTTTGCCATTACTGATTACTCCTCTCTCTTTAATCGAATTGTCATCTTCAAGCTGAGAGAGCTACGGGGTTGATTCGGTTGCCCTAAGCGCCGGGAGCGCCTGATATGAGTTCCGAACCTTTCCCGGAACTTGACAGTGCTGCTGTGCGATTTCTAAAATTAGAAAGGAGATTCCTACCTGTTTTCTGCGCTAAGCATCTGATTTGGGGAGGATTATCCGAATAGGACGGGGTTAGCAATCGAGCGTTGTAAGCGGCGTGCCCGATCAATGAGGTAGCTGTCAAATGGCTGAGACGCGCGTGAGTCCGCGGGAGCGACTGGTCCTTACGGCGATTATCGAGCTCTATATTGCTACGGGAGAGCCGGTCGCATCCCAGGCAGTAGCCGACCAGTTTGCACATAAAGAGGGACTTAGCTCAGCAACGATCCGCAATGTGATGGCGTCTCTGGGAGATGCTGGGTTGCTGGAACAGGCGCATACTTCTGCCGGCCGAGTGCCTACGGCAGCGGCGTTCCGATTTTACGTAGAGCAGATTACCCGTCCCGAAGCCCCGATGGGGCGGATTGGACTGGGAGGGGCTGCTTTTGCGACGCTTCCGCAAAATGGCATCCCGCTGAGTGAGGAACGACGGGGGCAGATCGAAGAGAGCTTTGCAGGTGTGACGAGCTCAAACGAGTATCTGGAACGGACTTCGCACGTACTGGCGCTGGTTTCCAGCGGATTGGGAGTGGCGCTGGCGAGCGGAACAGCCGAGCAGGTACTGGAACATATTCATTTTTCAAGGCTTTCGGCCGGACGCGTGCTTGCGGTGGTGGTGACTCGGGCTGGGGCAGTGCTGGACAGGGTTTTGGTTCTTGACCGCGAGTTCACGCATCTTGAACTGGAGACGGCAGCGCGCTACCTGAACGAGACGTTTCATGCGTGGCCGATCGATCGGATTCGTACCGAGATCGCACGGCGGATCGAGGAGGAGCAAGCCGCTTACAACCAGTTGCTGGCGTCGGTCGAAGAACTCTGCCGCAAAGGCGCGCTGACGACGAGTGGCGACAACTCGGTGCTTTATGTGGAAGGGATGTCGAACCTGATTGCGGTGGAAGTGGATCGCGACCGGTTGAAGCAAATGCTGCTGGCTTTGGAAGCCAAGCAGCGTCTGGTTGATCTTTTAACGGCATATGTCAACGGCAGTCAGCAGGAAGTGCGCGTGGTTGTAGGCCTCGATGAGGCGTCCCCGGCAATGCAGGATTTGGTGCTGATCGGGTCATCCACGCGATTGGGCGGTACCAGCCTGGGGACAGTGGCAGTGATTGCGCCCACGCGCATCCAATATCAGGAGATGATCCAGGCAGTGCGCTATGTGGCGAGGCTTTCAGAGCGCATACTGGAGATTCCAAGTCAGTAAGAGCGGGAGCGGACAAGGATGAGTGCGCGGATGAAAGTCCGCAAGCAAGAGAATTTTGCGCTAGATGCCTGCTGTTGAGATGGCAGCGTTGCTGAGGAATTTATCATTGACTAAGACTAGAAACATATGGGGAATGCGAAGAAATATGCCAGAGAAGGAAGCAGAGTTGACGGCGGTAGAGAACGCGGAAGATGCAACGGGCGAGGCAGGGCAATCGGCCGAAATGGAGCCTCGCGCCGAGGAGCCACCGGTAGGCCGGGCTGAGTTCGATCAGCTACAAGCCGAATATGACCAACTGAAGAAGGAACGCGACGCCCTGATTGATCGTCTGGCACGGTTGCAGGCAGAGTTTGAAAACGCACGCAAACGGTCGGAGAAAGAGAAAGCCGATTTCAAGGACTTTGCGCTGGGATCGGTTGTGGAGCAATTCCTGCCGGTGCTGGACAATTTTGAACTGGCGTTGAAGTCGACAGGTTCACCGGAACAACTGCGCGCAGGCGTGGGGTTGATCGTGAAGCAGATGGAGGAGATTTTGCGCGGTCTGCAGGTGCAGCCTGTGGCGACTGTCGGTGAAGAATTCGATCCCCGCCATCACGAAGCCATGGGCTCGGTGGAACGCGACGACTTGCCCGATCAACA
It encodes:
- a CDS encoding inorganic diphosphatase — translated: MAKKAASSMANPVLLKPVDKRDGIIQVIIETPKGSRNKFAFDAKQNIFTVKAVLPAGMSFPYDFGFLPRTIAPDGDPIDVLLLMDEPAFPGIAVRARLIGIIEGEQTDGKKKLRNDRLIAVAEMNHEYAYLKKLDDLPKKFLRELEEFFVNYHQLQGKKYKLLGCKKVDAAMSMIKKAQRAS
- a CDS encoding HAMP domain-containing sensor histidine kinase translates to MDRPADDRNLEQEIQDIVRQNQELVVAGQFAATVMHEINGPLEAVTNLNYLIQQEADNPSQVRLYCGMLEEQLLTLTKLSRQTLSFYRSPDTRESVVLATLAEAALRVHQKKISSKRIELRKRLKNDVTAEVHAGDILQVFSNLVANAIDALPDKGILCFSVKQCANEAHVTVADNGPGIAAAVLPRIFDPFFTTKKERGTGLGLAISKSIIEKHKGRIRGRSTTRPSHNGTAFRISIPLLAKAG
- a CDS encoding DUF3147 family protein, whose amino-acid sequence is MSELLARFLIGGFIVSFFSVLGEVFRPKSFAGLFGAAPSIALATIGITIASRGKAYAAVEARSMIFGAIAFLLYGASVSWMLIHYKRRALTATVVLMPVWFAASFAFWLAIRQLP
- a CDS encoding DUF3147 family protein, translated to MIIHARLAAIKGIKPHEWIIRFVFGGAVCVVAGLIAQKFGPVIGGFFLAFPAIFTASASLVEAHEKQHKARAGFDGSNRGRIVAAIDARGAAMGCIGLAGFAFIFWIWMPRTGMIQTFVLATLVWLTLAVGVWLVYRRRLFRRLQGRNSATHTR
- a CDS encoding VWA domain-containing protein; amino-acid sequence: MGLDNVAVVVQASIARLVIGLIVLLTGCSVAMVAQGNPATPQHRDTDDPALTHRLSPKATSSIIAEGKIKLDVVVDDGAGKPVLELQPWDFKVFDNNRVRKVLSFRAYDGVTVMPDPPVEVILVMDTLNLPFQQVAFVRGEVDQFLRQNGGKLKQPLTLVLLTDAGIRFQPRPSTDGNAIASVVDGIKGSVSVINSAMGGDGYVERFQRSAKAMDNIAQNEARKPGRKLLIWVGPGWPILNRPSDGYSDREQRRNFDNIVELSTALRQARITAYSVAPSSAATPNTLLYKSFLNPVKTYRDADFGNMALKVLVTQTGGKILGPDNDLAGQISRCIEDANAFYRISFDPPAAVHADEYHDLRVTVDKPETMVRTSSGYYNQPAEH
- a CDS encoding DUF2164 domain-containing protein, which codes for MVTLELTKQQRTDAISSMQRYFEENLEPIGDMPAGLLLNFLMEEVGPAIYNQAIADAQTRMTQRVADLSGELFADEFQYWPRADAKRKSRR
- a CDS encoding nucleotide exchange factor GrpE, which gives rise to MPEKEAELTAVENAEDATGEAGQSAEMEPRAEEPPVGRAEFDQLQAEYDQLKKERDALIDRLARLQAEFENARKRSEKEKADFKDFALGSVVEQFLPVLDNFELALKSTGSPEQLRAGVGLIVKQMEEILRGLQVQPVATVGEEFDPRHHEAMGSVERDDLPDQHVAEEVRRGYRLREKLLRPALVRVVSNPKQTNE
- a CDS encoding heat-inducible transcription repressor HrcA, translating into MAETRVSPRERLVLTAIIELYIATGEPVASQAVADQFAHKEGLSSATIRNVMASLGDAGLLEQAHTSAGRVPTAAAFRFYVEQITRPEAPMGRIGLGGAAFATLPQNGIPLSEERRGQIEESFAGVTSSNEYLERTSHVLALVSSGLGVALASGTAEQVLEHIHFSRLSAGRVLAVVVTRAGAVLDRVLVLDREFTHLELETAARYLNETFHAWPIDRIRTEIARRIEEEQAAYNQLLASVEELCRKGALTTSGDNSVLYVEGMSNLIAVEVDRDRLKQMLLALEAKQRLVDLLTAYVNGSQQEVRVVVGLDEASPAMQDLVLIGSSTRLGGTSLGTVAVIAPTRIQYQEMIQAVRYVARLSERILEIPSQ
- a CDS encoding class I SAM-dependent methyltransferase; the encoded protein is MQNGQSGQAPLNPGLVFDMVQAVQKTAALKAAIDLDIFRAVGHGPGDVASIAKHAQASERGTRILCDFLVINGVLAKEGNCYKHTPSSAAFLDPASPACMASVAHFMARPELITGLTGLADVVRAGRTHLPGEGTVEPDNPLWVEFAEKMAPMMGPMAGPLGAVVLEGHAGPMHVLDIAAGHGLFGIEIAKQNKEARVTGLDWAPVLRVALKNAEKAGVQDRYNMLPGSAFEVDFGGPYDAVLLTNFLHHFDKPTCVGLLKKVRSSLKPGGRAATLEFVPNEDRVSPPMPAAFAMTMLTTTASGDAYTFSELNSMYDEAGFTGVKGHPIPMSPHTIVMGNA
- a CDS encoding 3-deoxy-7-phosphoheptulonate synthase, with amino-acid sequence MNQGIEDVRIQWTKVVLPPVFLEEERPTSEEAIATIFNARLAVSRILAHRDPRLLVLVGPCSIHDTKAAREYATLLKAAIAEFSSDLEIVMRVYFEKPRTTVGWKGLINDPHLDGSYKINDGLRLARHLLLDLAEMGVPAGTEFLDMISPQYIAGLVSWGAIGARTTESQVHRQLVSGVSCPVGFKNATSGDIQVAIDALLSAANSHTFLGHTKYGQSAIFVTTGNRETHIILRGGRKLVNYNAESVAQTAVAMQNAGLQPRIMIDCSHANSHKDHARQPLVCHDVAAQVAAGNSNIIGVMLESNLVAGAQKLVTGQPLVYGQSITDGCIDWDQTYPLLKVLATASQTRRSKL
- a CDS encoding VWA domain-containing protein, whose amino-acid sequence is MAKRQSAMKVNRAMRKRGVLLFLFLFVVPCVLAQSDSHSDVSSTTVAKQRPIFLDVLVTDSSGKPVSDLEPFDFSVLDENQPRKVIGFRRTDGAAGSKLDPPVEVILVLDAVNMPYQVATRFRLEMEKFLRENDGHLAQPVSIYMFTSEGLRVQPAPSRDGNALAAMLDQSTGTVRARDAAGGIYSLDEQFKTSYQTISGMAENLSHKPGRKVVIWTGSGWPLLNERFFIQTDVSRGTYFRQIAALQNKLRDARITLYSLFATAGLTNTLYQGYLKPVREVRKMEIGDMALQVLALHTGGRVLDPSNDVKGQIDACVADIGEYYTLAFMPPPAAKADEYHDLAVVVNKPGLKVRTVTGYYNELGAN
- a CDS encoding Crp/Fnr family transcriptional regulator; protein product: MTAELPNLIINALPAALKSSLLTRLQPVDLPVGTVLTSPGQTPPFAHFMTSGMASVVTFMSDGTGAEVGVIGREGLVEAINLLGPASAPTTAFIQSEATALRMPFAELQQLFLAPGPLSQRILECVQSQGFILSQLAACHGLHEIEERLARWLLMVRDRLESDRFELTQEFLAEMLGARRTSVTLAAGTLQRSGLIKYSRGHIHVIDSEGLESAACECYPIVRNLVSRLYS
- a CDS encoding AAA family ATPase → MKRFILTGAPGSGKTAIIRQLELDGFSVVEEAATDIIAAAQARGTAQPWTHLSFIDQIAGLQRDRQIRASYQQDEIQFHDRCAVCTAALALYLGFPISSFLAGELERIKRESIYQPQVFFIRNLGFITPTEARRISFEETLRFEKIHEETYRKFGFDLVEIGPANLAERVSIIKATTG